The following are encoded together in the Pseudodesulfovibrio indicus genome:
- the argJ gene encoding bifunctional glutamate N-acetyltransferase/amino-acid acetyltransferase ArgJ, with amino-acid sequence MKIPAGYLFAATAASFKKPGKLDLGAIVSDVPAVAAGVFTTNKFKAAPVLQCKEMLADGRKMSGFLVNSGQANACTGDQGRANCRETLNLAASHLGVPADELLPASTGVIGAQFDMAKWEAAMPALAGTLGHAGPEDTARAIMTTDTVHKLAEASFALKNGEVRLLGMCKGAGMISPNMATMLSFIVCDADISAEAWQVMLTDCVNLTINRVTVDGDMSTNDCVMALANGMSGVAIESEEDYILLRKHLLSVLEELAYKIVMDAEGGTKVAFIEVSGAKSDEDAEKVARAVGNSPLVKTALFGSDPNWGRIICAAGYSGADFKPEDLVLKIGGVLVFRNGTPEPGDMDGLLKPIMKERDIVIHIDVGDGPGSTMLLASDLTRDYISINADYRS; translated from the coding sequence ATGAAAATACCCGCAGGATATCTGTTCGCCGCCACTGCGGCGTCCTTCAAGAAGCCCGGCAAGCTCGACCTGGGCGCCATCGTCAGCGATGTCCCCGCCGTTGCCGCGGGCGTGTTCACCACCAATAAATTCAAGGCCGCGCCGGTGCTCCAATGCAAGGAGATGCTGGCCGACGGTCGCAAGATGTCCGGTTTCCTGGTCAACTCGGGCCAGGCCAACGCCTGCACCGGCGACCAGGGCCGCGCCAACTGCCGCGAGACCCTGAACCTGGCGGCGAGCCATCTGGGCGTGCCCGCGGACGAGCTCCTGCCCGCCTCCACCGGGGTCATCGGCGCGCAGTTCGACATGGCCAAGTGGGAGGCGGCGATGCCCGCCCTGGCCGGGACTCTGGGCCACGCCGGTCCGGAGGACACGGCCCGCGCGATCATGACCACGGACACCGTGCACAAGCTGGCCGAAGCGTCCTTCGCGCTGAAGAACGGCGAGGTCCGGCTGCTCGGCATGTGCAAGGGTGCGGGCATGATCTCCCCGAACATGGCCACCATGCTCTCGTTCATCGTCTGCGACGCGGACATCTCCGCCGAGGCGTGGCAGGTCATGCTGACCGACTGCGTGAACCTGACCATCAACCGAGTGACCGTGGACGGCGACATGTCCACCAACGACTGCGTCATGGCCCTGGCCAACGGCATGTCGGGCGTGGCCATCGAGAGCGAGGAGGATTACATCCTGCTGCGCAAGCACCTGCTCTCGGTGCTGGAGGAGCTGGCGTACAAGATCGTCATGGACGCCGAGGGCGGCACCAAGGTGGCCTTCATCGAGGTCTCCGGGGCCAAGTCCGACGAGGACGCCGAGAAGGTGGCGCGCGCCGTGGGCAACTCCCCGCTGGTCAAGACCGCGCTGTTCGGCTCGGACCCCAACTGGGGACGGATCATCTGCGCGGCGGGCTATTCCGGCGCGGACTTCAAGCCCGAGGACCTGGTGCTCAAGATCGGCGGCGTGCTGGTCTTCCGCAACGGAACCCCGGAGCCGGGCGACATGGACGGGCTGCTCAAGCCGATCATGAAGGAGCGCGACATCGTCATCCACATCGACGTGGGCGACGGCCCCGGCTCCACCATGCTCCTGGCCAGCGACCTGACCCGTGACTACATTTCCATCAACGCGGACTACCGCAGCTAA
- a CDS encoding ABC transporter substrate-binding protein — MIKLRSILSAALALWLAASACLVPVPAGAAGRGELLFGMSAAFTGANGELGIEYYRGLTAYLEYRNARVGENGWTIKVKPANDGYNPGPCFQNTVSFILDDDVFALAAYVGTPTTSRILPLLQKFKDRHVYMLFPFTGRSRCAWNRSASTSSTSAPPISTRPRPWWTTWWPPGAAASPCSTSWTPTGGTAGTGCVAR; from the coding sequence GTGATTAAACTGAGGAGTATCCTGTCCGCCGCCTTGGCGCTCTGGCTTGCCGCCTCCGCATGCCTCGTTCCTGTTCCGGCAGGCGCGGCAGGGCGCGGAGAGCTGCTCTTCGGCATGTCCGCCGCGTTCACCGGGGCCAACGGCGAGCTGGGCATCGAGTACTACCGGGGACTGACCGCCTATCTGGAGTACCGCAACGCCCGGGTGGGCGAGAACGGCTGGACCATCAAGGTCAAGCCCGCCAACGACGGGTACAATCCCGGCCCCTGCTTCCAGAACACCGTCAGCTTCATCCTCGACGACGACGTCTTCGCCCTGGCCGCCTACGTCGGGACCCCGACCACCTCGCGCATCCTGCCGCTGCTCCAGAAGTTCAAGGACCGTCACGTGTACATGCTCTTCCCGTTCACCGGGCGCAGCCGCTGCGCGTGGAACCGTTCGGCGAGTACGTCTTCAACCTCCGCGCCTCCTATTTCGACGAGACCTCGGCCCTGGTGGACAACCTGGTGGCCGCCGGGCGCAGCCGCATCGCCGTGTTCTACCAGCTGGACGCCTACGGGCGGAACGGCTGGGACGGGGTGCGTCGCGCGCTGA
- a CDS encoding metallophosphoesterase family protein, with the protein MLIAVISDTHMGTPPSWLDNVYAGWLAPADFLIHCGDITSPSAWSYFMQHPNFLCVRGNCDWDPALADLKPALTAKVGPLTVGVTHGWGPRSQVPVKVAEAFGPDYDLVCYGHTHARDWSVVSGVRLVNPGSLGESGSLALVTVAADGNLSCEFVDVF; encoded by the coding sequence ATGCTGATCGCCGTCATCTCGGACACCCACATGGGTACGCCGCCCTCCTGGCTCGACAACGTCTATGCCGGATGGCTCGCGCCCGCCGATTTTCTGATCCATTGCGGGGACATCACCTCGCCGTCCGCCTGGTCCTATTTCATGCAGCACCCGAATTTTCTGTGCGTGCGCGGCAACTGCGACTGGGACCCCGCCCTCGCGGACCTGAAGCCCGCGCTCACCGCCAAGGTCGGCCCGCTGACCGTGGGCGTGACTCACGGCTGGGGGCCGCGCTCCCAGGTGCCGGTCAAGGTGGCCGAGGCGTTCGGCCCGGACTACGACCTGGTCTGCTACGGACACACCCACGCCAGGGACTGGTCCGTGGTCTCCGGAGTGCGGCTGGTCAACCCCGGCTCGCTGGGCGAATCCGGCTCCCTGGCCCTGGTCACCGTGGCCGCCGACGGGAATTTGAGCTGCGAATTCGTCGACGTCTTCTGA
- a CDS encoding DVU0772 family protein has translation MSDGANACKQWLNEVNWDMIHEDAVTLYLEWGNNNYRDAMRSPVTTSGEYSVYFAIDTWAEPKVVLMKMDNYGSTILCSKKIPEALAAELLEDIKGIKGILELTPPIKEWLMKELEA, from the coding sequence ATGAGCGACGGAGCCAACGCCTGCAAGCAGTGGTTGAACGAAGTGAACTGGGACATGATCCACGAGGACGCGGTCACCCTGTACCTGGAATGGGGCAACAACAACTATCGTGACGCCATGCGTTCGCCGGTGACCACCAGCGGCGAATATTCCGTCTATTTCGCCATCGACACCTGGGCCGAGCCCAAGGTGGTGCTGATGAAGATGGACAATTACGGGTCCACGATCCTTTGTTCGAAGAAGATTCCCGAGGCCCTGGCGGCGGAGCTGCTGGAGGACATCAAGGGGATCAAGGGCATCCTCGAGCTGACGCCGCCCATCAAGGAGTGGCTGATGAAGGAGCTTGAGGCGTAA
- a CDS encoding ABC transporter substrate-binding protein gives MVLRRLIPALFLTCLLATAGSAALAGQTPTERVREGADKLIEMLSDPDMQDAAKHDAAIDRLRAVADEYIDFGLVTKYAVGRPWLEMSDDLRTKLTEAFVNLLERSYLKQIPTYGGQNVDYKSELVQGDRAKVVTEIIDNDKKIVVEFRLKIVQEKWMIYDIVAEGVSLVMNYRSQFAEILNQGTGEDLLKVIEDRIRKIDEGQEPEGNSES, from the coding sequence ATGGTGTTAAGAAGACTGATTCCGGCATTGTTTCTGACCTGTCTCCTGGCGACGGCCGGCTCCGCCGCCCTGGCGGGGCAGACCCCCACGGAGCGCGTGCGCGAGGGTGCGGACAAGCTCATCGAGATGCTCTCCGACCCGGACATGCAGGACGCCGCGAAGCACGATGCGGCCATCGACCGGCTGCGCGCCGTGGCCGACGAATACATCGACTTCGGCCTGGTCACCAAATACGCCGTGGGGCGGCCGTGGCTGGAGATGTCCGACGACCTGCGGACCAAGCTGACCGAGGCGTTCGTCAACCTCCTCGAACGGTCCTACTTGAAGCAGATTCCGACGTACGGCGGCCAGAACGTGGACTACAAAAGCGAGCTCGTCCAGGGGGACCGCGCCAAGGTCGTCACGGAAATCATTGACAATGACAAGAAAATAGTTGTTGAATTTCGTTTGAAAATCGTTCAGGAAAAGTGGATGATTTACGATATCGTCGCCGAAGGCGTCAGCCTGGTGATGAATTATCGCAGTCAATTCGCCGAAATTCTCAATCAGGGAACGGGCGAAGACCTGCTCAAGGTGATAGAGGACCGGATTCGGAAGATCGACGAGGGACAGGAGCCGGAGGGCAACAGCGAATCATGA
- the mlaD gene encoding outer membrane lipid asymmetry maintenance protein MlaD, with amino-acid sequence MFKLKKETAVGIFVIMGLLAVVYMSVKLGNVQLFSDKYYMLKADFTDISGLKVNAPVQMYGVEIGFVSTIALNQKKGVASVSMMILKEVELTDDAIAAIKTNGLIGDKYVKIAPGGVGDPVKPGDTLFDTQPAIDLEDLISKFAFGEV; translated from the coding sequence ATGTTCAAGCTAAAGAAAGAGACCGCAGTGGGAATTTTCGTGATCATGGGCCTGTTGGCCGTGGTCTACATGAGCGTCAAGCTCGGCAACGTGCAGCTCTTCTCTGACAAGTACTACATGCTCAAGGCGGACTTCACCGACATCTCCGGGCTGAAAGTCAACGCCCCGGTGCAGATGTACGGCGTGGAGATCGGTTTCGTCAGCACCATCGCCCTGAACCAGAAGAAGGGCGTGGCCTCGGTCTCGATGATGATCCTCAAGGAAGTGGAGTTGACGGACGACGCCATTGCGGCCATCAAGACCAACGGGCTGATCGGCGACAAGTACGTGAAGATCGCCCCGGGCGGCGTGGGCGACCCGGTCAAGCCGGGCGACACCCTGTTCGACACCCAGCCCGCCATCGACCTCGAGGACCTGATAAGCAAGTTCGCCTTTGGCGAGGTATAG
- a CDS encoding CinA family protein, with protein MDTYLVARAVAEIGECLRVQDHLLATAESCTGGLIASTLTDTPGSSEWFAGSVVAYANQVKTKLLGVPETTLEQYGAVSEPVVIAMAQGALKALDADVSVAVSGIAGPGGGTPDKPVGTVWIAWAWPGGNRARQYNFQGTRDQIKGQTVMAAVNGLLGVTK; from the coding sequence ATGGACACCTATCTCGTCGCCCGCGCCGTCGCCGAAATCGGCGAATGCCTGCGCGTCCAAGACCATCTCCTGGCCACAGCCGAATCCTGCACCGGCGGCCTCATCGCCAGCACCCTGACCGACACCCCCGGCAGCTCCGAATGGTTCGCCGGGTCCGTGGTCGCCTACGCCAACCAGGTCAAAACCAAACTCCTCGGCGTACCCGAAACCACCCTCGAACAATACGGCGCGGTCTCCGAACCCGTGGTCATCGCCATGGCGCAGGGCGCGCTCAAGGCCCTGGACGCCGACGTCTCCGTGGCCGTCTCCGGCATCGCCGGACCCGGCGGCGGTACGCCCGACAAACCCGTGGGCACCGTCTGGATCGCCTGGGCCTGGCCCGGCGGCAACCGCGCCCGTCAATACAACTTCCAGGGAACCCGCGACCAGATCAAAGGCCAAACCGTCATGGCCGCCGTCAACGGGCTGCTCGGCGTGACCAAGTAG
- a CDS encoding HD domain-containing protein — protein MADMKDRGRLTRIVDFFNECGMLRRTPRTGYQFLGSGSENVAEHSYRTAVIGHVLAKMAGADVARTTYMCLFHDLHEARTGDFNYVAHIYNKSARTEALKHATEGTGLDEDILGYWAELEETETLEAQLAQDADQLDFILNLKEELDQGNKYAGEWLKSAVERVRTQWGRELARTVLETDHKDWWYLGPDRDWWERKNGKSR, from the coding sequence ATGGCAGACATGAAGGACCGGGGCAGGCTGACGAGAATCGTGGACTTTTTCAACGAGTGCGGCATGTTGCGCAGGACGCCGAGAACCGGGTACCAGTTCCTGGGGTCCGGCTCGGAGAATGTGGCCGAGCACTCCTACCGCACGGCGGTCATCGGCCACGTCCTGGCCAAGATGGCCGGGGCGGACGTGGCCCGGACCACGTACATGTGCCTGTTCCACGACCTGCACGAGGCGCGCACCGGCGACTTCAACTACGTGGCCCATATCTATAATAAATCCGCCCGCACCGAGGCGCTGAAGCACGCCACCGAAGGCACGGGCCTGGACGAGGACATCCTGGGCTATTGGGCCGAGCTGGAGGAGACCGAGACCCTGGAGGCGCAGCTGGCGCAGGACGCGGACCAGCTGGACTTCATCCTGAACCTCAAGGAGGAGCTGGACCAGGGCAACAAGTACGCGGGCGAGTGGCTGAAGAGCGCGGTGGAGCGGGTGCGCACCCAGTGGGGCAGGGAGCTGGCCCGGACCGTGCTGGAGACGGACCACAAGGACTGGTGGTATCTCGGGCCGGACCGGGACTGGTGGGAACGCAAGAACGGCAAGTCCCGGTAG
- a CDS encoding DUF3124 domain-containing protein codes for MRSTLLRLLTAAVAVAVLSLPALAGRKLNVASGQTVYVPIYSYIYQGPKGKPYNLTCLLSIRNVDSKMAITVTSVRYFDGNGKLVKDHFAKPVVVPPLATKEVFVPERDISGGSGGNFIVRWQAIDDTAVPIIQAVMIGTASGQGISFVCDGVAIEED; via the coding sequence ATGCGCAGCACGCTGCTTCGTCTGCTGACGGCCGCCGTGGCCGTCGCCGTCCTGTCCCTGCCCGCCCTGGCGGGCCGGAAGCTCAACGTTGCCTCCGGGCAGACCGTCTACGTCCCCATCTATTCCTATATCTATCAAGGCCCCAAGGGTAAGCCGTACAACCTGACCTGCCTGCTCTCCATCCGCAACGTGGACAGCAAGATGGCCATCACCGTGACCTCGGTCCGCTACTTCGACGGCAACGGCAAGCTGGTCAAGGACCACTTCGCCAAGCCCGTGGTCGTCCCGCCCCTGGCCACCAAGGAAGTCTTCGTCCCCGAACGCGACATCTCCGGCGGGTCCGGCGGCAACTTCATCGTCCGCTGGCAGGCCATCGACGACACCGCCGTGCCCATCATCCAGGCGGTCATGATCGGCACCGCCTCGGGACAGGGCATCTCCTTCGTCTGCGACGGCGTGGCCATCGAAGAGGACTAG
- a CDS encoding MlaE family ABC transporter permease, whose translation MTEKTRGSILPALLPCGICRQVVDEIGSMTLFMLDSLRLVFAGVGQFPKIVRQIYFIGVQSVSVIALIGLFTGMVMGMQLYFALSVFGADGFLGTGVALSMVRELGPVLTAIMLTGRAGSAMTAEIGVMRISEQIDALSIMDINPMRYLVAPKMAASLISFPLLTAFFDLIAVWGGWLTGVKLLGANAGVYWSRVQGSLDWDDIEGGFIKSIVFAALVCTVCCFEGYFTHTRSGHAGPEGVSQSTTNAVVKSCVIILAADYILTSLLW comes from the coding sequence ATGACGGAGAAGACACGCGGGAGCATTCTCCCTGCGCTGTTGCCCTGCGGAATATGCCGCCAGGTAGTGGACGAGATCGGGAGCATGACGCTGTTCATGCTCGATTCGTTGCGCCTGGTCTTTGCCGGCGTGGGCCAGTTCCCCAAGATCGTCCGCCAGATATATTTCATCGGCGTCCAGTCCGTGTCGGTCATCGCCCTGATCGGGCTGTTCACCGGCATGGTCATGGGCATGCAGCTTTATTTCGCGCTCTCCGTGTTCGGGGCCGACGGGTTCCTGGGCACGGGCGTGGCCCTGTCCATGGTCCGCGAACTGGGGCCGGTGCTGACCGCGATCATGCTCACCGGGCGCGCCGGTTCGGCCATGACCGCCGAGATCGGGGTCATGCGCATCTCCGAGCAGATCGACGCCCTGTCCATCATGGACATCAATCCCATGCGCTATCTGGTGGCCCCGAAGATGGCCGCCAGCCTGATCAGCTTCCCGCTGCTGACCGCGTTTTTCGACCTCATCGCCGTCTGGGGCGGCTGGCTGACCGGCGTCAAGCTGCTGGGGGCCAACGCGGGCGTGTACTGGTCGCGGGTCCAGGGATCGCTGGACTGGGACGACATCGAGGGCGGGTTCATCAAGTCCATCGTGTTCGCCGCCCTGGTCTGCACGGTCTGTTGTTTCGAGGGGTATTTCACCCACACCCGTTCGGGCCACGCCGGTCCGGAGGGCGTGAGCCAGTCCACGACCAACGCGGTGGTCAAGTCGTGCGTGATAATCCTGGCCGCTGACTATATTCTGACCTCGCTGTTGTGGTAG
- a CDS encoding ABC transporter permease: MIRTVMRVVSMGLEAVWAFKLRSVFVVLGVAFGIASLTLIVTAVDGANRKAVEMVEMFGPDAALVFGGNFQKRAVGMRTLTLSREDAARIRDSLPGAYQVLPMRSKGGQTVKAGSRNYQDVQIVGTTENYAQAWNWPLAEGRDITAEDERIGAKVAILGETPARELFGDLSPVGKVVYISDIPFQVVGKLAYRGVTSGRGGDVDNRIIIPLSTLVQRYNMDRQYFRALRVKFVEAEHMGAYTENLRSLLRHLHHLAPEEDDDFTILTADEVLKFLSMFKGGLTLFLGVTAGIAVLVGGFVLANLFSISVSERAEEIGLKKAMGARNSAIMLQFLVEACALTLLGGVLGLFLGLGLGQFLSRLDILTIQFSWKAFLMALAGSQAVGLIFGLKPARQAASLDPIQALRGEG, translated from the coding sequence ATGATACGGACCGTGATGCGTGTGGTGAGCATGGGCTTGGAGGCTGTTTGGGCCTTCAAGTTGCGGTCTGTTTTCGTGGTTTTGGGCGTGGCCTTCGGGATCGCGTCGTTGACCCTGATCGTCACGGCGGTGGACGGGGCGAACCGCAAGGCCGTGGAGATGGTCGAGATGTTCGGGCCGGACGCGGCGCTGGTGTTCGGCGGCAATTTCCAGAAGCGGGCGGTGGGCATGCGCACCCTGACGCTCAGCCGCGAGGACGCGGCGCGCATCCGGGATTCCCTGCCGGGCGCGTACCAGGTGCTGCCCATGCGGTCCAAGGGCGGCCAGACCGTGAAGGCGGGCAGCCGCAACTATCAGGACGTGCAGATCGTCGGCACCACCGAGAACTATGCCCAGGCCTGGAACTGGCCGCTGGCCGAGGGCCGCGACATCACCGCCGAGGACGAGCGCATCGGGGCCAAGGTCGCCATCCTGGGCGAGACGCCAGCCCGCGAGCTGTTCGGCGACCTGTCGCCCGTGGGCAAGGTGGTCTACATCTCGGACATCCCGTTCCAGGTGGTGGGCAAGCTCGCCTACCGGGGCGTGACCTCGGGCCGGGGCGGCGACGTGGACAACCGGATCATCATCCCGCTCTCCACCCTGGTCCAGCGCTACAACATGGACCGCCAGTATTTCCGGGCGTTGCGCGTCAAGTTCGTGGAGGCCGAGCACATGGGGGCCTACACCGAAAACCTGCGCTCCCTGCTGCGCCACCTGCACCATCTGGCCCCGGAAGAGGACGACGACTTCACCATCCTGACCGCCGACGAGGTCCTCAAGTTCCTGTCCATGTTCAAGGGCGGCCTGACCCTGTTCCTGGGCGTCACTGCGGGCATAGCCGTGCTCGTGGGCGGGTTCGTGCTGGCCAACCTGTTCTCCATCTCGGTCTCGGAGCGGGCCGAGGAGATCGGCCTGAAAAAGGCCATGGGCGCGCGCAATTCGGCCATCATGCTCCAATTCCTGGTGGAGGCCTGCGCCCTGACCCTGCTCGGCGGCGTGCTCGGCCTGTTCCTCGGCCTGGGGCTGGGCCAGTTTCTCTCCCGCCTCGACATCCTGACCATCCAGTTCTCCTGGAAGGCGTTCCTCATGGCCCTGGCCGGGTCCCAGGCCGTGGGCCTGATCTTCGGCCTCAAGCCCGCGCGCCAGGCCGCCTCCCTCGATCCCATCCAGGCCCTTCGCGGCGAGGGGTAG
- a CDS encoding ABC transporter ATP-binding protein: MSKAPSIRLENLTVGYGDKAVVGGLDIEFPGGQLSMIVGGSGCGKSTVLKHILGLHPPMSGRILLGDLDLGALSGRERHCIRQRTGVLFQDGALLGSLRLKDNIALPLREHTKLKEPEIMRIVQDRLEMVGLGHALDLFPNELSGGMRKRAGLARALVMDPQVLFCDEPTSGLDPVLSAELDLLLLEMMCHFDMTMVVVTHDLASMRALADFVVILGEHRCLYQGTIEELEKTEDPYLRHFLDRKAEERDAPRLTMPPIDPSMMKIDCTRALGEKITIRKDNRCSS; this comes from the coding sequence GTGAGCAAAGCCCCGAGCATACGATTGGAGAACCTGACTGTCGGCTACGGCGACAAGGCCGTGGTCGGGGGGCTCGACATCGAGTTCCCCGGCGGGCAGCTGTCCATGATCGTGGGCGGTTCCGGCTGCGGCAAGTCCACGGTGCTCAAACACATTCTCGGCCTGCACCCGCCCATGAGCGGGCGCATCCTGCTGGGCGACCTCGACCTGGGGGCTTTGTCCGGGCGGGAGCGGCACTGCATCCGGCAGCGCACGGGCGTGCTCTTCCAGGACGGCGCTCTCCTCGGGTCGCTCAGGCTCAAGGACAACATCGCCCTGCCCCTGCGCGAGCACACCAAGCTCAAGGAGCCGGAGATCATGCGCATCGTCCAGGACCGGCTGGAGATGGTCGGGCTGGGGCATGCGCTGGACCTGTTCCCCAACGAGCTGTCCGGCGGCATGCGCAAGCGCGCCGGGCTGGCCCGCGCCCTGGTCATGGACCCGCAAGTGCTGTTCTGCGACGAGCCGACTTCCGGGCTGGATCCGGTGCTCTCGGCCGAGCTGGACCTGCTGCTGCTGGAGATGATGTGCCATTTCGACATGACCATGGTGGTGGTCACCCACGACCTGGCCAGCATGCGCGCCCTGGCGGACTTCGTCGTCATCCTGGGCGAGCACCGCTGCCTGTACCAGGGGACCATAGAGGAGCTGGAGAAGACGGAAGATCCGTATTTGCGCCATTTCCTGGACCGCAAGGCCGAGGAGCGGGACGCCCCCAGGCTGACCATGCCGCCCATCGATCCGTCCATGATGAAGATCGACTGCACCAGGGCGCTGGGCGAAAAAATAACGATCCGGAAGGATAACCGATGTTCAAGCTAA
- a CDS encoding VacJ family lipoprotein has product MTRGEDIGSRLAAFALIAALLLGCAGSSFASGPEAAPADPTIQLAQFSAAPAHTEDDFDEIDAGYNSQDTVADPLYYWNLFWFDFNDLLYRGVFKPTAQGYAWLVPARPRVWVNNFFTNLLFPVRFINDMLTGKFDAAFMETSKFVANTTFGVLGLGDVTEGRPRNWEPERPTADGFDQTLGKAGIGNGIYLVWPFIGPSSIRGTVGWVADAYCDPLTYGRFTFVEFLAIRAYKNLNTLSLQLEGNEYEALTDGAVDKYAAIRDAYIRFRAKKVEE; this is encoded by the coding sequence ATGACGAGGGGAGAAGACATCGGAAGCCGACTGGCTGCCTTTGCGCTGATCGCCGCGCTCCTTCTGGGGTGTGCGGGATCTTCCTTTGCGTCCGGGCCCGAAGCGGCCCCCGCCGACCCGACCATCCAGCTGGCCCAGTTCTCCGCCGCCCCGGCCCACACCGAAGACGACTTCGACGAGATCGACGCCGGCTACAATAGCCAGGATACGGTCGCCGACCCCCTGTATTACTGGAACCTCTTCTGGTTCGACTTCAACGACCTGCTCTACCGGGGCGTGTTCAAGCCCACGGCCCAAGGGTACGCCTGGCTGGTCCCGGCGCGCCCCCGTGTCTGGGTGAACAATTTCTTCACCAACCTGCTCTTCCCGGTCAGGTTCATCAACGACATGCTGACCGGCAAGTTCGACGCCGCCTTCATGGAGACCTCCAAGTTCGTGGCCAACACCACCTTCGGCGTGCTCGGCCTGGGCGACGTCACCGAGGGCAGGCCCCGCAACTGGGAGCCCGAGCGGCCCACCGCCGACGGCTTCGACCAGACCCTGGGCAAGGCCGGAATCGGCAACGGCATCTACCTGGTCTGGCCGTTCATCGGCCCCAGCTCCATCCGCGGCACCGTGGGCTGGGTCGCGGACGCCTACTGCGATCCGCTGACCTACGGCCGGTTTACCTTCGTGGAATTTCTGGCCATCCGCGCCTACAAGAACCTGAACACCCTCTCCCTCCAGCTCGAAGGCAACGAGTACGAGGCCCTGACCGACGGCGCCGTGGACAAGTACGCCGCCATTCGGGACGCCTACATCCGGTTCAGGGCCAAGAAGGTCGAAGAATAG
- the rnhA gene encoding ribonuclease HI — protein sequence MYTDGSCLGNPGPGGYGAILIHGEYKGASGDNYKELAQGYKRTTNNRMELLAVIEGLTALTRPCTVDLWTDSKYVQQAITQGWLKNWQRNGWKTAAKKPVKNQDLWRRLMPLLENHKVDFHWVKGHAGHLLNERVDDLARGAASGGGLLVDEGME from the coding sequence ATGTATACGGACGGTTCCTGCCTGGGCAACCCCGGCCCCGGCGGCTACGGCGCAATCCTCATCCACGGCGAATACAAGGGCGCATCCGGCGACAACTACAAGGAACTCGCCCAGGGCTACAAGCGGACCACCAACAACCGCATGGAGCTGCTGGCCGTGATCGAAGGCCTCACCGCCCTCACCCGGCCCTGCACCGTGGACCTCTGGACCGACTCCAAATACGTCCAGCAGGCCATCACCCAGGGGTGGCTCAAGAACTGGCAGCGCAACGGCTGGAAAACCGCCGCCAAGAAACCCGTCAAGAACCAGGACCTCTGGCGCAGGCTCATGCCCCTGCTCGAAAACCACAAGGTCGATTTCCACTGGGTCAAGGGCCACGCCGGACATCTGCTCAACGAGCGCGTGGACGACCTCGCCCGAGGCGCGGCCTCCGGCGGTGGGCTGCTCGTGGACGAGGGCATGGAATAG
- a CDS encoding sulfite exporter TauE/SafE family protein: protein MEPLTLILVFATFFFAAFLKGTAGLGFATTCLGIMAAYLDMRLAIPLVIIPSLLSNALVMIDAGGFLPILRRFWMLYLGAIPGLAFGLWVLGSGSTALPRLVLGAAMFLYGAWGLWGGTIHLRQNKPLDAVMGLATGTVNGLTGSQIMPILPYLMSLDITKDELVQAINTSFTMASVIMLLGLGKLGLVNTEVLLVSAAGLIPVALGIRIGGRIRSRLPEAVFRRIVLGMIALLGLGLIVRSIG from the coding sequence ATGGAACCACTCACCCTCATCCTCGTGTTCGCCACCTTCTTCTTCGCCGCCTTCCTCAAAGGAACCGCCGGGCTCGGCTTCGCCACCACCTGCCTCGGCATCATGGCGGCCTACCTCGACATGCGGCTGGCCATCCCCCTGGTCATCATCCCCTCGCTGCTGTCCAACGCCCTGGTCATGATCGACGCCGGAGGATTCCTGCCCATCCTGCGCCGCTTCTGGATGCTCTACCTGGGCGCGATCCCGGGCCTGGCCTTCGGGCTCTGGGTGCTGGGCAGCGGGTCCACCGCCCTGCCCCGGCTGGTGCTCGGCGCGGCCATGTTCCTGTACGGGGCCTGGGGCCTCTGGGGCGGCACCATCCACCTGCGCCAGAACAAGCCCCTGGACGCGGTCATGGGCCTGGCCACCGGCACGGTCAACGGCCTCACCGGGTCCCAGATCATGCCCATCCTGCCCTACCTCATGTCGTTGGACATCACCAAGGATGAGCTGGTCCAGGCCATCAACACCTCCTTCACCATGGCCTCCGTGATCATGCTCCTCGGCCTGGGCAAGCTCGGCCTGGTGAACACCGAGGTGCTGCTCGTCTCCGCCGCCGGACTCATTCCCGTGGCCCTCGGCATCCGCATCGGCGGGCGCATCCGCAGCCGGTTGCCCGAAGCGGTGTTCCGCCGCATCGTGCTCGGTATGATCGCCCTGCTCGGCCTCGGCCTGATCGTCCGCTCCATCGGGTAA